A portion of the Ricinus communis isolate WT05 ecotype wild-type chromosome 10, ASM1957865v1, whole genome shotgun sequence genome contains these proteins:
- the LOC8280494 gene encoding norbelladine synthase, with product MAFQCIVDNSYPRLCMYICVLKPKKKKKKKRTRIKKAMRGQESVETPVGVPASIAWDAYRGLEFGRLVDELLGNVVGKVEVVEGDGGVGTIMKLTFPPGTPGSGYMKEIYTKMDDDNRVKETEIIEGGYKDLGFDHVRIRLEIIEKDDAAAESSIIRSTIEYEMDETKPELASFVSTKQLEIMAETIGKYLIDKNSSTA from the exons ATGGCTTTCCAGTGCATTGTAGATAATTCTTATCCAAGACtttgtatgtatatatgtgttttaaaacccaaaaaaaaaaaaaaaaaaaaaagaacaagaatcaagaaagcAATGCGAGGCCAGGAATCAGTGGAGACTCCGGTGGGAGTTCCGGCGAGTATTGCATGGGATGCTTACCGAGGACTTGAGTTTGGAAGACTTGTTGATGAGCTACTTGGTAACGTTGTTGGTAAAGTAGAGGTTGTAGAAGGTGATGGTGGTGTTGGTACTATTATGAAACTTACATTTCCTCCTG GAACGCCTGGAAGTGGTTACATGAAGGAAATATATACAAAGATGGACGACGACAACCGTGTGAAGGAAACAGAAATCATCGAAGGAGGCTACAAAGATCTTGGGTTTGATCATGTTCGTATTCGCTTGGAGATCATTGAGAAGGATGATGCTGCTGCTGAATCAAGTATTATCAGATCCACAATAGAGTATGAGATGGATGAGACCAAACCCGAGCTTGCTTCTTTCGTCTCTACCAAGCAGCTTGAGATCATGGCTGAAACCATTGGGAAGTATCTCATTGACAAGAATTCCAGTACCGCATAG
- the LOC8280495 gene encoding norbelladine synthase, translated as MRDQVSAETPVGAPARIVWDAYRGVELGRLVDELLGDVLGKVEVVEGDGGVGTIMKLTFPPGTPGTGYMKEIFTKMDDDKRVKETEIIEGGYKDLGFDHVRIRLEIIEKDDDDAAGESSIIRSTIEYEMDETKPELASFVSTKQLEIMAETIAKYLTHNKSTTT; from the exons atGCGGGATCAAGTATCAGCAGAGACTCCGGTAGGAGCTCCGGCTCGTATTGTATGGGATGCTTACCGTGGAGTTGAACTTGGAAGACTTGTTGATGAGCTACTAGGCGATGTTCTTGGTAAAGTGGAAGTTGTAGAAGGTGATGGAGGGGTGGGGACTATAATGAAACTTACATTTCCTCCTG GAACACCCGGAACTGGTTACATGAAGGAAATATTCACAAAGATGGACGATGATAAGCGCGTGAAAGAAACAGAAATCATCGAAGGAGGCTACAAAGATCTTGGGTTTGATCATGTTCGTATTCGCTTGGAGATCATTGAgaaggatgatgatgatgctgcTGGTGAATCGAGTATAATCAGATCCACAATAGAGTATGAGATGGATGAGACCAAACCCGAGCTTGCTTCTTTTGTCTCTACCAAGCAACTTGAGATTATGGCTGAAACCATTGCGAAGTATCTCACCCACAACAAGTCCACTACCACATAA